From Pempheris klunzingeri isolate RE-2024b chromosome 16, fPemKlu1.hap1, whole genome shotgun sequence, a single genomic window includes:
- the zbtb22b gene encoding zinc finger and BTB domain-containing protein 22b: MQSLPMEVGSSSSAPSDTSGSAVQVCFPSAQASVLDSLNRQREDGRLCDLSIHVQGHVFKAHRCVLAASSPYFHDQVLLKNMSTVSIPAVMDPLAFESVLSCAYTGQLRMLREDIVNYLTVGSVLQMWHIVDKCTELLKEGRAGGVSSGRGGVQDGAGGGGGGGSVNLGCSSSNGNSGAGGGDEAGGDGGVGGSQAQVAGSNEPQPASQPPSRPSVSESQSPSSTNYFSPRDGSSFGGSGAAAAGASVDGGGASNTPSYCTPSGGEEAFLIEEEEEEIEEEEEEVLYHQRKRGRGGGSGRRKKMSSVSEQEVGVSDSFGVSSYQDGEDSVALTPQKRPTYSQPSIMPRKQWVVVKTERMEDDDLIVVSGEEGGEDEEDEEERELELARERERSDFNISNVRSLSAELGGRAENDMESQVDYCQSSEDYLKFEGSLMDQTLAQHLHDSAAGQSQNANRAVSALLGQVQSAATARAQLFPLDMQGNQILLYSQASGLSLDAAPPPLGMAGGMIGGASFKGPSLEHGAVHLQGGLGVDGMDGGGIASGNGSGGSSNSSTGGSGKVFMCHCGKTFTHKSMRDRHINMHLDLRPFHCPVCAKKFKMKHHLTEHMKTHTGLKPYDCLGCGKKFMWRDSFMRHRSHCERRSGLGESGEGGISGEGGRRGGSGGEDGPDLISSPNLPLSAGEGGQGGILGGGGRGGVCVSSPHLSSAVLSPPHAGVSATGSSSSNSSVSNSSGSALSNMAAAGALLGVISQSTGQGSGMFGGLGLGRSVCDEDVCEVSANDSSVT, from the exons GTCCTCCTGAAGAACATGTCCACAGTCTCCATCCCGGCTGTAATGGACCCGCTTGCGTTTGAGAGCGTGCTGAGCTGCGCCTACACCGGTCAGCTCCGGATGCTGCGCGAGGACATCGTCAACTACCTCACGGTGGGCAGCGTCCTGCAGATGTGGCACATCGTGGACAAATGCACCGAGCTGCTGAAGGAGGGCCGGGCGGGTGGAGTGAGCAGCGGAAGAGGTGGCGTGCAGGACGGAGccggtggtggaggaggtggagggtcAGTTAACCTTGGGTGTAGCAGCAGCAACGGTAACAGTGGTGCAGGGGGGGGCGATGAAGCTGGCGGTGACGGTGGTGTCGGCGGTAGTCAAGCCCAGGTTGCAGGATCCAACGAGCCCCAGCCTGCCTCCCAACCTCCCAGCCGCCCGTCAGTGAGTGAGAGCCAGTCCCCCAGCAGCACCAACTACTTCAGCCCCAGGGACGGGAGCAGCTTTGGGGGAAGCGGCGCAGCAGCAGCTGGGGCCTCAGTGGACGGAGGAGGGGCCAGCAACACCCCCAGCTATTGCACCCCATCCGGAGGAGAGGAAGCCTTCCTtattgaggaagaggaggaggagatagaggaggaagaggaggaggtgttgtACcaccagaggaagagaggaagaggaggaggcagcgggaggaggaagaagatgagctCAGTGTCAGAGCAGGAAGTTGGGGTCAGCGACAGCTTCGGCGTGTCGTCCTACCAG GACGGAGAGGACTCTGTGGCGTTAACACCTCAGAAGCGTCCGACCTACAGCCAGCCCAGCATCATGCCCCGGAAACAGTGGGTGGTGGTGAAAACCGAACGCATGGAGGACGACGACCTCATCGTAGTGtcgggggaggagggaggagaagacgaggaggacgaggaagagagggagctggagctggccagagagagggagagaagcgACTTCAACATCTCCAACGTCAGAAGCCTCTCAGCCGAGctgggaggcagagctgagaacGACATGGAGTCACAG GTGGACTACTGCCAGTCTTCAGAAGACTACCTCAAGTTTGAAGGCAGTTTGATGGACCAGACTTTAGCTCAGCACCTCCACGACAGTGCAGCAGGTCAGAGCCAGAACGCTAACCGTGCTGTGTCAGCGCTCCTGGGCCAGGTTCAGTCTGCAGCCACGGCCCGGGCCCAGCTCTTCCCCCTGGACATGCAGGGGAACCAGATCCTCCTCTACAGCCAGGCCTCCGGACTCTCTCTGGAcgctgccccccctcccctgggGATGGCAGGCGGTATGATCGGAGGAGCCTCTTTCAAAGGTCCCAGTCTGGAGCACGGTGCGGTCCACCTGCAGGGAGGTTTGGGAGTTGATGGCATGGACGGCGGGGGGATCGCAAGTGGAAATGGGAGTGGTGgcagcagtaacagcagcacGGGGGGGTCAGGCAAAGTGTTCATGTGCCACTGTGGAAAGACCTTCACCCACAAGAGCATGAGGGACCGCCACATTAACATGCACCTGGACCTGAGGCCCTTCCACTGCCCCGTCTGTGCCAAGAAGTTCAAGATGAAGCATCACCTCACAGAGCACATGAAGACGCACACAGGCCTGAAGCCGTACGACTGCCTCGGCTGCGGCAAGAAATTCATGTGGCGCGACAGCTTCATGAGGCACCGCTCGCACTGCGAGAGGCGCAGCGGGCTGGGAGAGAGCGGCGAAGGCGGGATTAGTGGCGAgggggggagaagaggaggaagtggcgGTGAGGATGGGCCAGATTTGATTTCCTCCCCTAACCTCCCCCTGTCTGCAGGTGAGGGAGGACAGGGCGGTAttctgggaggaggagggagaggaggagtgtgtgtttcttctccaCATCTGTCCAGCGCTGTTCTGTCACCGCCGCACGCCGGCGTCTCGGccacaggaagcagcagcagcaacagcagcgtGAGCAACAGCAGCGGTTCTGCTCTGagcaacatggctgctgcaggggCGCTCCTAGGGGTCATCTCTCAGAGTACGGGTCAGGGATCAGGGATGTTTGGTGGTCTCGGGTTGGGTAGGAGCGTGTGTGATGAAGACGTGTGTGAAGTCAGTGCCAATGATAGTAGCGTGACTTAA
- the daxx gene encoding death domain-associated protein 6, with protein MAVAPASMADKIIVLDDDDEEESPQPSCSAFTSSSQSQAKKVSSFKAQQPVATHITQSPFASAKKDTHVLQAENQSLFTEFVSHCSGVTQDCPEVLTFLQTKHSKASPDYLSSVEFRNTLGRCLTRAQANRSKTFVYINELCTVLKQHAAKRRQNFTKVEAGPCTSTSGSLQSTSFMHKSTDKTTVQMDEDGVKPAGEDKQPSTSGLWECTEGSKKEEDEAEKKARRASRKQIAYLENLLKVYNDEISRMQQAELSLDDLETEESSYIQEHKLKRKMMKIYEKLCELKGCNTLTGRVIEQRISYTSTRYPEINRRIERFINSPEVQRNPPDYPDILQQVLRANERYNLGLTRKQLNQIAQEAFRETGSRIQERRHLDLVYNFGSHLTDHYKPAADPALQNPSLLRKLRSNREVALSHLEEVITKYAIRQEDTEEQERTKRLEKDSKDKEGHKSEKNEGNNDVNGVAQEEEVEEEEDEVEEDDDEEDESSDPDIEEEIQASTQQNGPDDDENEEDDGNEAEHACDGTNKEDQMGGHSGSVSAGEEGSVKDEDDEPVSSGLGPLSNDSHSQMSPLSDVPSPRHSPSQSELMQTDDQRPLSNGTLAGLDEPVDSSNHVSVVLVSASKVAEDTTDVFPVVANGVSLPLSPTVIVETSNTQVTNGTSPPPPHLRTTRSQKRKREDIASGNTRNAKHMIVHDSEVDIPLDMGVLSCNSPQQLESARADTPTQEMVSSSQSTPPPKKNKVNVATQCDPDEIIVLSDSE; from the exons ATGGCGGTGGCTCCCGCCTCAATGGCGGATAAGATCATAGtccttgatgatgatgatgaagaggagagtCCTCAACCCTCCTGCTCTGCATTCACCTCATCCTCTCAGTCTCAAGCCAAAAAGGTCTCGTCATTCAAAGCTCAGCAGCCTGTCGCTACCCACATTACCCAGTCACCGTTCGCCTCAGCGAAGAAGGACACGCATGTTCTGCAGGCAGAGAATCAGAGCTTGTTCACCGAG TTTGTGAGTCACTGCTCAGGCGTCACCCAGGACTGCCCCGAGGTCTTGACCTTCCTCCAGACCAAGCATTCCAAGGCCTCTCCGGACTACCTGTCATCCGTAGAGTTCAGGAACACCTTGGGACGATGTTTGACTCGCGCTCAGGCCAACCGTTCCAAAACCTTTGTCTACATCAATGAACTGTGCACTGTGCTCAAGCAGCATGCAGCCAAGAGGAGGCAGAACTTCACCAAGGTTGAGGCTGGGCCTTGTACCTCAACATCAGGTTCTCTCCAGTCTACCTCTTTTATGCACAAAAGTACAGACAAGACTACAGTTCAGATGGATGAGGATGGGGTGAAACCGGCAGGGGAGGATAAGCAACCTTCCACCTCAGGGTTGTGGGAGTGCACGGAGGGCAgtaaaaaagaggaagatgaagcagagaaaaaggcAAGGAGAGCATCCAGGAAACAG ATAGCATACCTGGAGAACTTACTGAAAGTGTACAATGACGAGATCAGCCGCATGCAGCAGGCTGAGCTGAGTTTAGATGATCTGGAAACTGAGGAATCCTCATACATCCAGGAGCATAAGCTCAAACGCAAG ATGATGAAGATTTATGAAAAGCTGTGTGAACTAAAGGGCTGCAACACGCTAACAGGACGAGTCATTGAGCAGAGGATCTCCTACACCAGCACTCGCTATCCTGAGATCAACAGAAGG ATTGAGCGTTTCATCAACAGTCCTGAGGTGCAGAGGAACCCTCCGGATTACCCAGACATCCTCCAGCAGGTGCTGCGTGCCAATGAGCGCTACAACCTGGGCCTGACCAGAAAACAACTGAATCAGATTGCCCAGGAGGCTTTCAGAGAGACTGGGAGCCGCATACAGGAGAGACGTCACCTTGACCTGGTGTACAACTTCGGCTCGCACCTCACTGACCACTACAAGCCTG ctgcagaccCAGCTCTGCAGAACCCCTCACTGCTGCGGAAGCTGCGGTCGAACAGAGAAGTGGCTCTGTCCCATCTGGAGGAAGTCATCACTAAGTATGCAATCAGacaggaggacacagaggagcaggagagaacCAAACGACTGGAGAAagacagcaaagacaaagag GGCCACAAATCCGAAAAGAATGAAGGAAATAATGATGTGAATGGAGTGGCACAGGAGGAagaagtggaggaagaagaagacgaggtggaggaggatgacgatGAAGAAGATGAATCATCAGACCCGGACATAGAGGAAGAGATCCAGGCCAGCACTCAGCAGAATGGACCAG ACGATGATGAGAACGAGGAAGATGACGGTAATGAGGCCGAACATGCGTGTGATGGGACCAACAAGGAGGATCAGATGGGCGGGCACTCAGgaagtgtttctgcaggagaagaagGAAGCGTGAAAGATGAGGACGACGAGCCAGTCTCAAGTGGGCTCGGCCCTCTTTCTAATGACAGCCACTCACAGATGTCCCCGCTGTCTGACGTGCCCTCCCCCAGACACAGccccagccaatcagagctcatgCAGACTGATGACCAGAGGCCGTTGTCGAATGGTACCCTTGCAGGATTAGACGAGCCTGTGGATTCCTCCAATCATGTTTCAGTCGTGCTGGTGAGCGCCAGCAAAGTCGCTGAGGACACTACAGACGTCTTCCCAGTAGTAGCCAATGGCGTGTCTTTGCCTCTGTCACCGACAGTCATTGTAGAAACGTCCAACACGCAAGTGACTAACGGCACGTCGCCGCCGCCGCCGCATCTCAGAACTACAAGGAgccagaagaggaagagggaggacaTTGCATCGGGGAACACCCGAAATGCAAAGCACATGATCGTCCATGACAG TGAGGTAGACATCCCTCTGGATATGGGCGTTTTAAGCTGTAATTCTCCGCAGCAGTTGGAGTCCGCCCGAGCAGACACTCCAACCCAGGAAATGGTCAGCAGCTCACAGTCGACGCCGCCTCCCAAGAAGAACAAG gtCAACGTGGCCACCCAGTGTGACCCAGATGAGATCATCGTCCTGTCAGACTCAGAATGA